Proteins encoded together in one Coffea arabica cultivar ET-39 chromosome 2c, Coffea Arabica ET-39 HiFi, whole genome shotgun sequence window:
- the LOC113724733 gene encoding CASP-like protein 1C1, with amino-acid sequence MTLAKRVPIFLLRLLALGASVTAAVVMVSARDSAQVFNMTFEANYTNSPTFKYFVIINAVAGGYTLIVLFCPSKVSLFRFLLVSDLIVTLLLDSSVSANIAIGQVGKHGNSHAGWLPICNQVPKFCNHVAGALIANFVASLAYLVILLYSLHIVLNLPKP; translated from the exons ATGACTTTGGCTAAGAGAGTCCCCATCTTTCTGCTCAGGCTCCTGGCCCTGGGAGCTTCGGTTACTGCAGCAGTTGTGATGGTTTCAGCACGTGACTCTGCTCAAGTCTTCAACATGACCTTTGAAGCAAACTATACCAATTcaccaactttcaa ATACTTTGTGATCATAAATGCAGTGGCAGGTGGCTATACCCTCATAGTACTGTTCTGTCCGTCTAAGGTTTCACTGTTCCGATTCTTGTTAGTCTCAGATTTG ATTGTTACGCTGTTGTTGGATTCAAGCGTTTCAGCTAATATAGCCATCGGTCAAGTGGGAAAGCATGGGAACTCGCACGCTGGCTGGTTACCTATCTGTAATCAAGTTCCAAAGTTTTGTAACCACGTTGCAGGAGCTCTTATTGCTAACTTTGTGGCTTCCTTAGCGTATTTAGTTATTCTTCTTTACTctcttcacattgtcctcaatctTCCTAAACCTTAA
- the LOC113726016 gene encoding probable 2-carboxy-D-arabinitol-1-phosphatase, which yields MSCRTGALITTSHFASTSIFDDFKVSTEFHRPKSCSSVRIQCSSSSPHLHVTTEKFGNDASLTGGAYDFEKATTSLTQKLLFTPKKVTLVRHGLSTWNEEGRVQGSSNLSTLTETGVAQAERCKKALVDTHFDQCFSSPISRAKSTAEIIWQGREQPLVFLDSLKEAHLFFLEGMKNVDALRMYPKEYSTWREDPANFIVNGVYPVRKLWDTASDAWKEILLTPGENFLVVTHKSMLRALICIALGLGPERFRAVDINNGGLSVFNFNKQGEAMLQSLNMTAHMYTDHIYRHQKKVK from the exons ATGAGTTGTAGAACAGGAGCACTCATAACCACCAGTCATTTTGCTAGCACTTcaatttttgatgatttcaAGGTATCCACCGAGTTTCATCGTCCCAAGTCATGTTCAAGTGTTCGGATTCAGTGCTCTTCTTCGAGCCCACACCTGCATGTTACTACTG AGAAATTTGGGAATGATGCTTCATTGACTGGTGGAGCATATGACTTCGAAAAGGCAACAACATCCCTTACTCAGAAATTATTGTTTACTCCCAAGAAGGTTACCCTTGTTCGCCATGGTCTCAGCACTTGGAATGAAGAAGGTAGAGTTCAG GGAAGTTCAAATCTCTCCACTTTGACTGAAACTGGAGTAGCTCAAGCAGAGAGGTGCAAGAAAGCATTAGTTGATACGCACTTTGATCAATGTTTCTCCAGTCCAATATCACGTGCCAAG TCCACAGCTGAAATTATATGGCAAGGTAGGGAGCAGCCTTTGGTTTTTCTTGATTCGCTGAAGGAGGCCCATCTATTTTTCCTCGAAGGGATGAAAAATG TGGATGCTTTGCGGATGTATCCAAAGGAGTATTCAACATGGAGAGAAGATCCAGCAAATTTTATTGTGAATGGTGTCTATCCAGTTCGGAAACTTTGGGACACAGCAAGTGATGCTTGGAAAGAAATCTTACTTACACCT GGAGAGAATTTTTTGGTTGTAACGCACAAATCAATGTTGAGAGCGCTGATCTGCATTGCTCTTGGACTAGGCCCAGAGAG GTTCCGTGCAGTCGACATAAATAACGGTGGGCTATCTGTGTTCAACTTCAACAAACAAGGGGAGGCAATGCTTCAATCATTAAATATGACAGCTCATATGTACACTGATCACATCTACAGGCATCAGAAAAAAGTGAAATGA